One region of Salvelinus sp. IW2-2015 linkage group LG1, ASM291031v2, whole genome shotgun sequence genomic DNA includes:
- the LOC111963845 gene encoding actin-associated protein FAM107A, protein MGVTHGKKSEHHLQISPTRSRTPLKGTASAHAGLLSEQDGAQGQRAEDQEQGKSGGSPPQPESQEEEGRDFIIQTKKRLNLVSVSKSHQELHRELRMTHKRGPCLEVKPELQXVLEQRNWEQGMKQRREAEEEKKNRSPLQQELLKRHQRLGELERELKAQQEGLQSSPEFIRVKESLRRTTILDVGEKVV, encoded by the exons AGTGAACACCACCTCCAAATCTCTCCCACCAGAAGTAGAACACCTCTGAAGGGAACAG cctcagcccacGCTGGCCTGCTGTCGGAACAGGATGGAGCGCAGGGTCAACGTGCAGAGGACCAAGAGCAGGGGAAGTCAGGTGGATCACCACCTCAGCCAGAGAGTCAGGAAGAGGAGGGCAGAGATTTTATCATCCAGACCAAGAAGCGCCTCAACCTGGTCAGCGTCTCCAAGAGCCACCAGGAGCTCCACCGGGAGTTAAGGATGACACACAAGAG AGGTCCCTGTCTGGAGGTGAAGCCGGAGCTCCAGCYTGTTCTGGAACAGAGGAACTGGGAACAGGggatgaaacagaggagagaggcagaggaggagaagaagaaccgGTCTCCTCTCCAACAGGAACTGCTCAAGAGGCACCAGAGGCTGGGGGAG CTGGAGAGGGAGCTAAAGGCACAGCAGGAGGGCCTGCAGAGTTCCCCAGAGTTCATCAGAGTTAAAGAGAGCCTGAGACGCACCACCATACTGGATGTGGGAGAGAAGGTAGTTTAA
- the camk1a gene encoding calcium/calmodulin-dependent protein kinase type 1 — protein sequence MPLGDLEDGNGWKKKTSDIKENYDFKEILGTGAFSEVVLAEEKGTQRLVAIKCIPKKALQGKENNIENEIAVLHRIKHTNIVSLEDIFESTSHLYLVMQLVSGGELFDRIVEKGFYTERDASQLIHQILDAVKYLHDMGIVHRDLKPENLLYYSMDEDSKIMISDFGLSKIEDTGSVMSTACGTPGYVAPEVLAQKPYSKAVDCWSIGVISYILLCGYPPFYDENDAKLFEQILKAEYEFDSPYWDDISDSAKDFICHLMEKDFMKRYTTDQALQHPWICGDTALDKNIHESVSAQIKKNFAKSKWKQAFNATAVVRHMRRLQLGTSLEGPSQITPTSPCHAQALLLQEEDEEEEEEEGPGVEEESLSQRRGSAEGSADRDSLRSCTYCCRPASRV from the exons GGGGGCGTTCTCGGAGGTGGTGCTAGCAGAGGAGAAGGGGACCCAGAGGCTGGTGGCCATCAAGTGTATCCCCAAGAAGGCTCTGCAGGGAAAGGAGAACAACATCGAGAATGAGATCGCTGTGCTGCACAG AATCAAGCACACCAACATTGTTTCACTGGAGGATATATTTGAGAGCACATCCCACTTGTACCTGGTCATGCAGCT GGTGTCTGGAGGGGAGCTGTTTGACCGCATCGTAGAGAAGGGTTTCTACACGGAGAGAGACGCCAGCCAACTCATCCACCAGATCCTGGACGCTGTCAAATACCTCCATGACATGGGCATCGTACACAGGGACCTGAAG ccAGAGAATCTGTTGTATTACAGTATGGACGAGGACTCTAAGATCATGATCAGTGACTTCGGCCTGTCTAAGATCGAGGATACAGGCAGTGTCATGTCTACAGCCTGTGGGACCCCAGGATACGTGG CTCCTGAGGTGTTGGCTCAGAAACCGTACAGCAAAGCAGTAGACTGCTGGTCCATCGGAGTCATCTCTTATATTCT GTTGTGTGGCTACCCTCCGTTTTACGACGAGAACGATGCTAAGCTGTTTGAGCAGATACTGAAGGCAGAGTATGAGTTTGACTCTCCTTACTGGGATGACATCTCCGATTCAG CTAAAGACTTTATCTGTCACCTGATGGAGAAAGACTTCATGAAGAGATATACCACTGATCAAGCACTTCAACACCCCTG GATCTGTGGAGACACAGCTCTTGATAAAAACATCCATGAGTCTGTCAGTGCTCAGATCAAGAAGAACTTTGCTAAAAGTAAATGGAAG CAAGCGTTCAACGCCACAGCGGTGGTGAGACACATGCGGAGACTGCAGCTGGGTACCAGCCTAGAGGGCCCCAGCCAGATCACCCCCACCAGCCCCTGTCACGCCCAAGCACTCCTGCTgcaggaggaggacgaggaggaggaggaagaagagggaccgggggtagaggaggagagct tgtcGCAGAGGCGCGGGAGTGCAGAAGGCAGTGCCGACCGGGACAGTCTGAGGAGTTGCACCTACTGCTGCAGGCCAGCAAGTCGCGTCTGA